One window of the Leucobacter komagatae genome contains the following:
- a CDS encoding DUF2690 domain-containing protein has product MLNAAPSEASATRDGAPGSPESATPGDSVEAFAEALRDLKIASGNPTLAAISDQTGISKSVISVALAGKILPTENTVLKLVTLFGGNLKEWRARRAALAPGGSSAEPAGEAGAPSKRFSLGQTIAIAGGAAAVAALITGLTVGALAAPSSSADAASRHLSPAADGIDPMLTSCRDDAVIAASEARLDNEVHVQLMYSNNCMAVWGRVTRYDNKTEGNTMTMRVWPLDDPDSERAQSRTDIGLQSLYTPMIIEPDTAARICGQATITVDGKTEDLGPKLCI; this is encoded by the coding sequence ATGTTGAACGCTGCGCCGTCAGAAGCCAGTGCGACGCGCGACGGGGCGCCTGGTTCCCCCGAGTCTGCCACCCCAGGCGACTCGGTCGAGGCCTTCGCCGAAGCGCTACGCGACCTGAAGATCGCCTCGGGAAACCCGACCCTGGCCGCCATCAGCGACCAGACCGGGATCTCGAAGAGTGTGATCTCGGTTGCGCTCGCCGGGAAGATCCTTCCCACTGAGAACACGGTCCTCAAGCTTGTCACGCTGTTCGGCGGGAACCTGAAGGAGTGGCGCGCGCGCCGAGCCGCGCTCGCGCCGGGCGGCTCCAGCGCCGAGCCCGCGGGAGAAGCCGGCGCACCGAGCAAAAGGTTCTCGCTCGGTCAAACCATCGCCATCGCTGGAGGCGCCGCAGCCGTCGCGGCGCTCATCACCGGCCTGACGGTCGGCGCGCTCGCGGCGCCATCGTCGAGCGCGGACGCGGCGAGCCGTCACCTTAGCCCCGCGGCCGACGGGATCGACCCGATGCTCACGAGCTGCCGCGACGACGCGGTGATCGCCGCGTCGGAGGCTCGCCTCGACAACGAGGTGCACGTGCAGCTCATGTACTCGAACAACTGCATGGCGGTGTGGGGCAGGGTGACCCGCTACGACAACAAGACCGAGGGAAATACGATGACGATGCGGGTGTGGCCGCTCGATGACCCCGACAGCGAGCGCGCGCAGTCGCGCACCGACATCGGCCTGCAGTCGCTCTATACCCCGATGATCATCGAGCCCGACACCGCGGCTCGCATTTGCGGCCAAGCGACGATCACCGTCGACGGCAAGACGGAAGACCTCGGGCCCAAGCTATGCATCTGA
- a CDS encoding GNAT family N-acetyltransferase, whose product MDGLQTDALPDGIADFRDGEEFADPWVDGEPGPEALSVVPPNTGWPDRAVVLTEAIRTALGDAVVSIEHVGSTAVLGLPAKDVIDLDLIVLDPDDEASYVPALTALGYRHTVREPELDGHRMLRLEQPRVNLHVFAQGTAEPARHLLFRDWLRAHPEDAKMYAEAKAAAAEGGPQTAMAYNLRKHAAVREIYSRAFAAAGVPLAKRVFAPATLPELPQPADTQPGASTSAPGDRLTWRPATPGDVEAIHDLYSAAGAVDHPRELVALDSVKLWLKGERFTLETDTVLAFAADGTLVAHGEAKLDDDWRDQVDVFVDGVVHPQWRGRGIGRGMLAWQEARGRQLLASVDAKLPGMLSLGARAESTGVRDLAAAAGYQPVRWWMELGRSLADEIPVRELPAGVEARVFTSELSEATRVAVNDAFRDHWGSRPMTEEEWADDLDLDEFAPELSRVLTTGSGEAGDPVRVVAVVLTEVNEEEWELNGGSFGYMSTIGVVRDWRGRGLSTAVIAAALSAYREAGFVNALLDVDSANPSGALGLYERLGFTERDRSVTLAKWV is encoded by the coding sequence ATGGACGGCCTACAGACTGACGCGCTTCCGGACGGGATCGCAGATTTTCGAGACGGTGAGGAGTTCGCGGATCCCTGGGTCGACGGCGAGCCCGGGCCCGAGGCGCTGAGCGTCGTGCCGCCGAACACGGGGTGGCCTGATCGAGCCGTGGTTCTTACCGAGGCGATCCGGACGGCCCTCGGGGACGCCGTCGTCTCGATCGAGCACGTTGGTTCAACCGCCGTGCTGGGGCTCCCCGCAAAAGACGTCATCGACCTCGACCTCATCGTGCTCGACCCGGATGATGAAGCGAGCTATGTACCGGCGCTCACGGCGCTCGGATATCGACACACGGTGCGGGAGCCCGAGCTCGACGGGCACCGCATGCTCAGACTCGAACAGCCGCGCGTGAACCTGCACGTGTTCGCCCAGGGCACCGCCGAGCCAGCCCGCCACCTGCTCTTTCGCGACTGGCTGCGGGCCCACCCCGAGGACGCGAAGATGTACGCGGAGGCGAAGGCCGCCGCCGCTGAGGGCGGGCCGCAGACGGCGATGGCCTACAACCTGCGTAAGCACGCAGCGGTGCGCGAGATTTATTCGCGCGCATTCGCGGCCGCGGGGGTGCCGCTCGCCAAGCGGGTGTTTGCGCCGGCCACGCTCCCGGAGCTGCCGCAGCCCGCCGATACACAACCCGGAGCGTCCACAAGCGCCCCGGGCGACCGGCTCACCTGGCGGCCCGCAACCCCTGGCGACGTGGAAGCCATCCACGATCTGTACAGCGCTGCGGGCGCGGTTGACCACCCGCGCGAGCTCGTGGCCCTCGACAGCGTGAAGCTCTGGCTCAAGGGGGAGCGGTTCACCCTCGAAACCGACACGGTTCTCGCCTTCGCCGCCGACGGTACCCTTGTCGCGCACGGCGAGGCGAAGCTCGACGACGACTGGCGCGACCAGGTCGACGTGTTCGTTGACGGGGTCGTCCACCCGCAGTGGCGCGGGCGCGGTATCGGTAGGGGAATGCTCGCCTGGCAGGAGGCGCGCGGACGGCAGCTGCTCGCGAGCGTCGACGCCAAGCTTCCCGGCATGCTGAGCCTCGGGGCGCGGGCGGAGAGCACGGGTGTGCGCGACCTCGCCGCCGCCGCGGGCTACCAGCCGGTGCGCTGGTGGATGGAACTCGGGCGGTCTCTCGCCGACGAGATCCCTGTGCGCGAGCTGCCCGCGGGGGTCGAGGCCCGCGTCTTCACCAGTGAGCTCTCCGAAGCGACGCGCGTTGCGGTGAACGACGCGTTCCGCGATCACTGGGGTTCGCGCCCGATGACCGAAGAGGAGTGGGCGGACGACCTCGACCTTGACGAGTTCGCCCCCGAGCTGTCGCGAGTGCTCACGACGGGTTCAGGGGAGGCCGGCGACCCCGTGCGCGTTGTCGCGGTCGTACTCACCGAGGTGAACGAGGAAGAGTGGGAGCTGAACGGCGGCTCGTTCGGCTACATGTCCACGATCGGCGTTGTGCGGGACTGGCGCGGCAGGGGCCTCTCAACCGCCGTCATCGCCGCCGCGCTCAGCGCGTATCGCGAGGCCGGCTTCGTGAACGCACTGCTCGACGTCGACTCGGCGAATCCGAGCGGCGCCCTCGGTCTCTA